In a single window of the Candidatus Atribacteria bacterium ADurb.Bin276 genome:
- the csoR gene encoding Copper-sensing transcriptional repressor CsoR encodes MRRRKTTPNKSLKLLNNARGQLDAVIRLIHDDAAHVDILKQILATISLLRRSHTEILKKYLEECLDEDNPNGNGENRTKALAEIMKYMEKNF; translated from the coding sequence ATGAGAAGACGCAAAACTACACCCAATAAAAGCTTAAAGTTATTAAATAACGCACGAGGGCAACTGGATGCTGTTATTCGTCTTATTCATGACGACGCAGCTCATGTTGATATTTTGAAACAAATATTAGCGACTATTTCTTTACTCCGCCGTTCTCACACTGAAATTTTAAAAAAATACCTGGAGGAATGTCTTGACGAAGATAACCCGAACGGGAATGGAGAAAACCGAACCAAAGCTTTGGCAGAAATTATGAAGTATATGGAAAAGAATTTTTAA
- a CDS encoding Ferredoxin-2, whose translation MSSPVLFVSLRADNERNSVLQKVKRMTGQLLDKRLKSGDLVAVKLHFGERGNHGFIQPVFLRYIIEEVKERGGKPFLTDTNTLYTGFRHNAVDHLETATFHGFHYATVPAPLIIADGLRGSDFFEIEINQKHFKKVKVASAIHEADFLLVVTHVKGHVEAGLGGSIKNIGMGCVARSGKQMQHGETFIPNPDSQKCIGCRRCIIHCPTQALSLDKNHKAKVQKDLCIGCAECVVYCPTGAIAISWTSSASLLQERMVEHAFGVLKDKMTKSLFINFLTDISPDCDCCDWHDASLVPDIGILGSHDLVAIDLASADLINRSIGLRDSSLSRAFQGGQDKFLDVHPVANWRTQIDYAQLIGLGNTDYSLKEIK comes from the coding sequence ATGTCGTCTCCCGTTTTATTTGTTAGTTTGAGAGCTGATAATGAAAGAAATTCGGTTCTACAGAAAGTTAAAAGAATGACCGGTCAACTCCTTGATAAGCGCTTAAAATCTGGTGATTTGGTTGCAGTTAAACTCCATTTCGGAGAAAGAGGAAACCATGGTTTTATCCAACCGGTATTTTTACGCTATATTATTGAAGAGGTTAAAGAAAGGGGAGGGAAGCCTTTTCTCACCGATACCAACACTCTTTATACCGGCTTTCGTCATAATGCGGTTGATCATCTTGAAACTGCAACATTTCATGGATTCCATTATGCAACCGTTCCAGCTCCCCTCATCATTGCTGATGGTCTTCGGGGAAGTGATTTTTTTGAAATTGAAATTAATCAAAAACATTTTAAAAAAGTTAAGGTCGCTTCGGCGATCCATGAAGCTGATTTTTTACTGGTCGTTACCCACGTAAAAGGACATGTTGAAGCTGGGTTAGGTGGATCAATCAAAAACATCGGCATGGGTTGTGTTGCTCGTTCCGGAAAGCAAATGCAACATGGAGAAACTTTCATTCCTAATCCCGATTCGCAAAAATGCATTGGTTGTAGGCGCTGTATCATTCATTGTCCAACCCAAGCTCTTTCCCTTGATAAAAATCATAAAGCAAAAGTTCAAAAAGACCTTTGTATTGGCTGTGCTGAATGTGTAGTTTATTGTCCAACTGGTGCCATCGCTATCTCCTGGACATCTTCAGCGTCACTTTTACAAGAAAGAATGGTTGAACATGCCTTTGGGGTTTTAAAAGATAAAATGACTAAGAGTCTTTTTATTAATTTTTTAACCGATATTAGTCCCGATTGTGATTGTTGTGATTGGCATGATGCCAGTTTGGTTCCCGATATCGGTATTTTAGGAAGTCATGATTTGGTGGCTATCGATTTGGCTTCGGCCGATCTCATTAACCGCTCGATAGGACTTCGAGACTCGTCGCTAAGTCGTGCATTTCAGGGTGGTCAAGATAAGTTTCTCGACGTCCATCCCGTTGCGAATTGGAGGACTCAGATTGACTATGCTCAGTTAATCGGTTTAGGAAATACTGATTATTCTTTGAAGGAAATAAAATAG
- the chbP_2 gene encoding N,N'-diacetylchitobiose phosphorylase has protein sequence MKMGNKTRRSSFRHRKDRFLDKRLIRKTSGEEVPLRSELLSSDQMKQHGKRLAASHIISPERIPDQHLKRLAENERVLIETYSLLLTAVKRNPRIAPAEEWFLDNFYLIEEQIRTAKRYLPKKYSRELPCLLSGPSAGLPRVYDIALEVILHGDGRVDMENLVSFVTSYQTLVDLNLGELWAIPIMLRLTLIENLRRIAARISARRINLDLANYWADRMMEIAEKDPKNLILVIADMARSNPPMEGSFVAELTHRLQGQSPALALPLSWVEQRLTESGLTTELLVRSENQQQAADQVSLSNSIGSLRFLGAMDWREFVETASIVDRVLREDPSGVYGKMDFSTRDHYRHVVEKIAKSSHCSESEVARKALQLAQKGTSGKDKDDRTAHVGYYLIDKGLTQLERIMGVHLSLPLVFGRIIRRFSLFFYLGTIVLMTGIFTWSLLNITPANMLTGWLLSLVGVLSLLGTSQLGVVLTNWLVSLLVKPDSLPRMDFSKGIPPESCTLVVIPSMLASTRHIEDLIEALEVRYLANLDQNLHFCLLTDFLDAKEETMPDDKVLLQVARLGIETLIEKYRDTKGGQFFLLHRPRQWNPNEKVWMGYERKRGKLIELNSFLRGGAKDRFSLIIGNAEILQKIKYVITLDTDTQLPRDSARQCVGAIAHPLNCAQYNEERRCITGGYGVLQPRVDLSLPGSNRSWYARFCSGEPGIDPYTRVVSDIYQDLFGEGSFIGKGIYNVDVFNQVLDGRFPENRILSHDLLEGCYARAGLLSDVQLYEEYPSRYSSDVSRRHRWVRGDWQIASWLLPHVPSFSNQREKNPLSRLSKWKIFDNLRRSLIPTTLMLLFLLGWMVLSPPWFWSLAIIGILLIPSLISLVFEIFRKPKDVLFLQHLISTFHLNVKRFIQAAFTLIFLPYEAFFNLDAILRTAWRLLVTHQKLLEWNPSSNLHFNASSLVTHYREMWVAPVSAFAIVTYLVFYKPAMLLVAGPMLTVWFVSPIIAWWISRPLIPRPHQFTAKQTIFLRKLSRKTWAYFENCVSIENHWLPPDNYQEHLTEAVAHRTSPTNIGLALLANLAAYDFGYLQTGQLIGRIESTFGTMESLERYRGHFYNWYDTLSLQPLPPLYISTVDSGNLAGHLLTLHSGLLNLPDHKILSTQWLDGLNDTFNVLMDIGGELVSYQFEEFKENLASASYLSAMTLTSAWHCIDRLAESATKATDRLEIDSENEVMWWANALIRQCRNLLDELTYFAPWILLSSEFKRISNISGLNEIPTLRELACFPAKYSKAIKNQFVSANTLEERKWLEEIQRLILESSKRAKARINSIDRLVRQSSGLAQMEYEFLFDKDRHLLAIGYNVSEHRRESSFYDLLASEARLGYFVAIAQGQLSQESWFALGRLLANTGGEPVLVSWSGSMFEYLMPLLVMPTYENTLLDRSYRGAVERQIQYGKKRGVPWGISESCYNAIDARLNYQYRAFGVPGLGFKRGLVDDLVIAPYASILALMVAPEEACLNLERLATKGYLGKFGFYEAIDYTSSRQHPGQSSTVVRSFMAHHLGMSILSLSNALLDRPMQKRFELNPMFQATMLLLQERVPKTSAVYSHTIEQSDLLITPSSMETPVRVFDSPDTPFPEVQLLSNGRYQVMVTNSGGGYSRWNDITVTRWREDVTRDNWGTFCYIRDVASGDFWSATFQPTLKRAKNYEVIFSDARAEFRCLNRTFETHTEITVSPEDDIELRRIRITNHSGMRKSIDVTSYAEVVLTSTAADEIHPVFSNLFVQTEINRPQRAILCTRRPRSTDENPPWMFHLMTVHGAEVGEISFETDRMRFIGRGNTIVNPVAMRDLSALSNSQGSVIDPVVAIRHGILLDAGESVMVYIISGVSETRDEVLRLVEKYQDQSLADRAFDLALTHSQVVLRQINATESDAQIYGHLASSIIYANPSLRADPSILSKNQRGQSGLWGYSISGDLPIVLIRIGDPAHIELVRQLLQAHAYWRLKGLVVDLVIWNEEHSGYRQLLHDQILDLIASGLEANLIDRPGGIFVRNTDQISSEDRILFQAVARVIITDNRGTLAEQINRYRFAESIVPPFSRVKRPTVKSSPSVELPHRDLIFFNGFGGFTPDGREYIITTKHKQLTPAPWVNVLSNPTFGTVISESGSSYTWSENAHEFRLSPWYNDPVVDASGEAWYIRDEESGRFWSPTPLPRQGTRPYISRHGFGYSVFEHIERGIYSEMWIYVALNAPIKFTVLKIRNKSGRNRRLSATGFVEWVLGDLKPKTTMHLITEVDPNSGALFARNPYHTEFADRVAFFSVDDSSRTFTCDRNEFLGRNGTYQNPAAMNRSRLSGKVGASLDPCAAIQVTFDLEDGQEREFVFTLGVGQDANDASRLVHRFQESDAARGELESVWQYWNHTLGAIHVETPDLALNTLTNGWLLYQTIACRLWARTGYYQSGGAFGFRDQLQDVMALIHAEPGLVREHLLRCAARQFQEGDVQHWWHPPSGRGVRTHCSDDYLWLPLVTSRYVLNTGDIGVLNESLPFIEGRPVKVEEDSYYDLPERSEQAASLYEHCVRAILRGLSFGEHGLPLIGSGDWNDGMNLVGIQGKGESIWLGFFLYNVLTQFAEVARRQNDISFAELCKSEAIRVRLNIEKHGWDGQWYRRAFFDDGTVLGSSDSPECQIDSIAQSWSILSGAGDIERSKTAMESVNQHLVHRDQALIQLLNPPFDKSNLNPGYIKGYVPGVRENGGQYTHGAIWVVMAFAAMGDQQKTWELFSIINPINHGKTKDEINIYKVEPYVVAADVYALPPHAGRGGWSWYTGSAGWMYQLIVESILGLRLDVDKLRFTPCFPVDWKQFIVHYRYRETVYHITFICSSGETRVIVDGIEQPDQFVQLIDDHQEHSVEVIVPGSKINFVAGDEPN, from the coding sequence ATGAAAATGGGAAATAAAACAAGACGATCATCCTTTCGCCATCGAAAAGATCGCTTCTTGGATAAAAGATTGATAAGAAAAACCAGCGGAGAAGAGGTGCCATTGCGATCTGAATTGCTCAGTAGTGACCAAATGAAACAGCATGGCAAAAGACTCGCCGCCTCACACATTATAAGTCCAGAACGAATACCTGACCAGCATCTGAAACGCTTAGCCGAAAATGAAAGGGTCTTGATTGAAACTTATAGTTTGCTGCTAACAGCGGTCAAGAGAAATCCCAGGATTGCTCCTGCTGAGGAATGGTTTCTTGATAACTTCTATCTAATTGAAGAACAGATTCGTACCGCCAAAAGATATTTACCAAAAAAGTATAGCCGGGAATTACCATGCTTGCTTAGTGGCCCATCGGCCGGGCTTCCTCGGGTGTACGATATTGCTTTGGAAGTCATCCTACACGGTGATGGACGGGTAGATATGGAAAATCTCGTCAGCTTCGTCACTTCCTACCAGACCCTTGTAGATTTAAATTTAGGTGAATTATGGGCAATTCCTATCATGCTTCGTTTGACCTTGATCGAGAACTTACGAAGAATTGCGGCTCGAATCAGCGCTCGTAGGATCAACCTGGATCTGGCTAATTATTGGGCTGACCGCATGATGGAGATTGCGGAGAAAGATCCGAAGAATCTAATTCTGGTGATCGCAGATATGGCACGGTCGAATCCACCGATGGAAGGTTCTTTTGTTGCGGAACTTACTCATCGATTACAAGGACAGAGCCCCGCTCTCGCATTGCCTCTCTCCTGGGTTGAACAACGGCTTACTGAATCTGGGCTAACCACAGAGCTATTAGTTCGATCAGAAAATCAACAACAGGCCGCTGACCAGGTGTCTTTGAGTAACAGTATTGGTTCCCTGCGATTTTTAGGAGCAATGGACTGGCGTGAGTTTGTCGAAACTGCGAGTATAGTTGATCGGGTGTTGAGGGAAGATCCGAGTGGGGTCTATGGAAAAATGGATTTTAGCACCCGGGATCATTACCGTCATGTCGTGGAGAAGATTGCTAAAAGCAGCCATTGTTCCGAGAGCGAGGTGGCGCGTAAAGCATTACAGCTGGCACAAAAAGGTACCTCCGGGAAAGACAAAGATGATCGAACGGCTCATGTCGGGTACTACTTAATCGATAAAGGATTAACGCAGCTCGAACGGATAATGGGGGTTCACTTATCCCTCCCGTTAGTTTTTGGGCGGATAATCCGTCGGTTTTCATTATTCTTCTATTTAGGCACCATCGTCCTGATGACAGGAATTTTTACCTGGAGCTTGTTGAATATTACACCTGCCAATATGCTAACCGGCTGGCTCCTTTCATTGGTCGGAGTTCTCTCTCTTTTGGGCACCAGTCAACTGGGGGTAGTTTTAACGAACTGGTTAGTTTCCTTGCTGGTGAAACCCGATTCATTACCACGAATGGACTTTTCGAAAGGAATTCCACCAGAATCATGTACTCTGGTGGTTATTCCCAGCATGCTCGCCAGTACCCGCCATATCGAGGACCTGATCGAGGCACTCGAGGTCCGATATTTAGCTAACCTTGACCAGAATCTTCACTTTTGTCTATTAACCGATTTTCTTGACGCAAAAGAGGAAACCATGCCGGATGACAAGGTATTGCTGCAAGTAGCCCGACTGGGAATTGAAACATTGATTGAAAAGTATCGTGATACAAAAGGTGGTCAATTTTTCCTTCTCCATCGTCCCCGACAGTGGAATCCTAATGAAAAAGTCTGGATGGGTTACGAACGGAAGCGAGGGAAACTCATAGAATTGAACTCGTTTTTGCGAGGTGGAGCAAAAGACCGTTTCTCATTGATTATAGGTAATGCTGAAATCTTACAAAAAATAAAATACGTCATTACCCTTGACACTGATACCCAACTCCCTCGTGATTCGGCACGGCAGTGCGTAGGTGCTATAGCACATCCACTGAATTGTGCCCAATATAATGAAGAAAGACGGTGTATCACCGGTGGGTATGGAGTTCTTCAACCACGGGTAGATCTAAGTTTGCCTGGTTCGAACCGGTCATGGTATGCGCGATTCTGCTCCGGAGAGCCAGGTATTGATCCCTATACTCGTGTTGTCTCCGACATTTACCAAGATTTATTCGGCGAAGGCTCATTCATTGGCAAAGGGATCTATAATGTCGACGTGTTCAATCAAGTTTTGGATGGTCGATTTCCTGAAAACCGGATTCTGAGCCACGACCTCTTAGAAGGTTGCTATGCGCGGGCGGGTTTATTAAGTGATGTACAGTTGTATGAAGAATATCCATCACGCTATAGCTCAGATGTGAGTCGACGACATCGTTGGGTTCGTGGCGATTGGCAGATTGCCTCATGGTTGCTGCCACACGTTCCCAGCTTCAGCAACCAACGAGAGAAAAATCCGCTCTCGAGACTTTCCAAATGGAAGATCTTCGACAATCTTCGTCGCAGTCTCATCCCCACAACCTTGATGCTGTTATTCCTTCTTGGCTGGATGGTTTTGTCACCACCCTGGTTTTGGTCTTTGGCAATTATCGGGATTCTCTTAATTCCGTCTTTGATATCATTGGTTTTTGAAATATTCCGAAAACCAAAGGATGTACTATTTCTACAGCATCTCATTTCCACCTTCCACTTGAATGTTAAACGCTTCATTCAGGCAGCATTTACGCTCATTTTTTTACCATACGAAGCCTTTTTCAACCTGGATGCGATTTTGCGTACTGCCTGGCGGTTGCTGGTTACCCATCAAAAGCTCCTTGAATGGAATCCATCGAGCAATCTACATTTCAATGCGTCAAGTCTGGTTACCCATTACCGGGAAATGTGGGTCGCTCCAGTCAGCGCCTTTGCCATTGTGACCTACCTAGTTTTTTACAAGCCAGCTATGTTGTTAGTAGCCGGGCCCATGCTGACAGTCTGGTTTGTTTCCCCGATTATTGCCTGGTGGATCAGCCGACCTCTTATCCCTCGGCCGCATCAGTTTACAGCCAAACAAACCATATTTCTCCGAAAGCTTTCCAGAAAAACTTGGGCATATTTTGAAAACTGCGTTAGTATAGAAAATCATTGGCTACCGCCGGATAACTATCAGGAACATCTCACTGAGGCGGTTGCTCACCGCACATCACCTACCAATATAGGGCTCGCGCTTCTTGCAAATTTAGCCGCATATGACTTTGGTTATCTTCAAACTGGGCAGCTTATAGGACGCATAGAAAGCACTTTTGGTACCATGGAATCCCTGGAACGTTACCGAGGTCACTTTTATAACTGGTATGACACCCTGTCCCTTCAACCGCTTCCACCGCTTTATATTTCAACTGTTGATAGTGGAAACCTCGCTGGTCACTTATTGACGTTGCATTCAGGTCTACTCAATCTTCCTGATCATAAGATACTAAGTACCCAGTGGTTAGATGGGCTCAATGATACCTTCAATGTTTTGATGGACATCGGGGGTGAGTTGGTCTCCTATCAGTTTGAAGAATTTAAAGAAAATTTAGCCTCAGCATCTTATCTATCAGCCATGACGCTCACATCAGCTTGGCATTGCATTGATCGACTGGCAGAATCGGCCACTAAGGCGACTGATCGTCTGGAGATAGACTCAGAAAACGAGGTAATGTGGTGGGCAAATGCTCTAATCCGTCAATGTCGAAACCTCCTTGACGAGTTGACATATTTTGCCCCCTGGATATTGCTTTCGTCAGAATTTAAAAGAATTAGCAACATTTCTGGTTTGAATGAAATTCCAACACTCCGTGAATTAGCCTGCTTCCCGGCGAAGTATTCTAAAGCAATTAAAAACCAATTCGTCTCGGCTAACACTCTCGAGGAACGTAAATGGCTTGAAGAGATTCAAAGGCTCATATTAGAATCAAGTAAGCGTGCCAAAGCAAGAATAAATAGTATTGATCGTCTGGTTCGACAATCCAGCGGGCTCGCCCAAATGGAATATGAATTCCTATTCGACAAGGACCGGCATTTATTAGCAATTGGGTATAATGTAAGCGAACATCGACGGGAATCGAGTTTTTATGATCTGCTGGCTTCTGAGGCTAGATTGGGATATTTCGTGGCAATTGCTCAGGGACAATTGTCACAGGAGAGCTGGTTCGCTCTAGGGCGCCTTCTTGCCAACACCGGAGGAGAACCGGTTCTCGTTTCATGGAGTGGTTCAATGTTCGAATACCTCATGCCGCTCCTGGTTATGCCAACCTATGAAAACACCTTACTCGACCGATCTTACCGGGGAGCTGTTGAAAGACAAATTCAATACGGGAAAAAACGAGGAGTTCCATGGGGTATTTCGGAGTCATGCTACAATGCAATTGATGCTCGTCTCAACTATCAGTACCGTGCGTTTGGTGTCCCAGGTCTAGGTTTCAAGCGTGGACTCGTTGATGATTTGGTTATTGCACCATATGCATCTATTCTTGCGCTAATGGTTGCACCAGAAGAGGCTTGTCTGAATCTCGAGCGGCTCGCTACTAAAGGGTACTTGGGAAAGTTCGGTTTTTATGAAGCCATCGACTACACTTCTTCTCGTCAACATCCTGGTCAATCAAGCACTGTTGTCCGATCCTTTATGGCCCATCATCTGGGTATGAGTATCCTCTCTCTATCCAATGCTCTACTCGATCGTCCGATGCAGAAGCGATTTGAGTTGAACCCAATGTTCCAGGCCACAATGCTTTTGCTCCAGGAACGTGTTCCAAAGACCTCAGCTGTTTATAGCCATACCATTGAGCAATCCGATTTATTAATAACTCCCAGTAGCATGGAAACACCAGTACGTGTTTTCGATAGTCCTGACACACCATTTCCAGAAGTACAGTTGCTGTCGAACGGCAGATACCAAGTGATGGTCACCAATTCCGGTGGTGGTTACAGTCGTTGGAATGACATAACCGTCACCCGCTGGCGCGAAGACGTTACCCGCGATAATTGGGGTACGTTTTGTTACATTCGTGATGTTGCCAGTGGAGATTTCTGGTCAGCTACTTTTCAGCCGACACTGAAACGAGCTAAGAACTATGAAGTTATTTTTTCTGATGCCCGGGCTGAGTTCCGATGCCTTAACCGCACTTTCGAAACCCACACTGAAATCACGGTTTCACCGGAGGACGATATCGAACTGAGACGAATCCGCATCACCAACCATTCCGGGATGCGAAAATCAATTGATGTCACCAGTTATGCTGAGGTCGTTCTCACGTCGACAGCAGCCGACGAGATACACCCGGTGTTCAGCAATCTTTTTGTTCAGACAGAAATTAACCGCCCACAACGAGCTATTTTATGTACACGCCGACCTCGCTCAACCGACGAGAATCCTCCCTGGATGTTTCACCTGATGACTGTGCATGGGGCAGAAGTTGGAGAAATATCCTTTGAAACCGATCGTATGCGATTCATTGGACGTGGAAACACCATCGTTAATCCAGTGGCTATGCGCGACTTGTCAGCACTTTCGAATAGCCAGGGCTCTGTTATTGATCCGGTTGTTGCAATCCGGCATGGGATCTTGCTCGATGCAGGAGAATCGGTAATGGTATATATTATATCTGGAGTCAGCGAAACCCGTGATGAAGTTTTAAGGTTGGTAGAAAAATACCAGGACCAGTCTCTCGCCGACCGTGCCTTTGACCTTGCCTTGACCCATAGTCAGGTGGTTCTACGGCAAATCAATGCAACTGAGTCTGACGCTCAAATTTATGGACACCTTGCCAGCTCTATAATCTATGCTAATCCATCCTTGCGTGCTGACCCAAGTATTCTCAGCAAAAATCAACGTGGACAGTCCGGTTTATGGGGTTACTCCATATCCGGGGACTTACCCATTGTGCTAATACGGATTGGAGATCCGGCACATATCGAACTGGTACGTCAACTTCTCCAAGCCCATGCGTATTGGCGCCTAAAGGGATTGGTAGTGGATCTGGTGATCTGGAATGAAGAACACTCTGGTTACCGGCAACTGCTTCATGATCAGATCCTGGATCTGATTGCTTCCGGTCTCGAAGCTAATTTAATCGATCGTCCGGGTGGTATTTTTGTAAGAAATACCGACCAAATATCGAGCGAAGATCGCATCTTGTTCCAAGCGGTTGCTCGTGTTATTATCACCGATAATCGAGGAACACTGGCAGAGCAGATCAACCGTTACCGATTTGCAGAATCGATCGTTCCTCCATTCTCGAGAGTGAAACGACCCACCGTCAAATCCTCTCCATCGGTTGAATTGCCCCATCGAGATCTGATTTTCTTCAATGGGTTTGGAGGGTTCACCCCCGATGGTCGCGAATATATTATTACTACCAAACATAAGCAATTAACACCAGCACCCTGGGTGAATGTTCTGTCAAATCCCACTTTTGGAACTGTTATTTCCGAAAGTGGATCATCCTATACCTGGAGCGAGAACGCTCACGAATTTCGACTCAGTCCCTGGTACAACGATCCGGTGGTTGATGCAAGCGGAGAAGCCTGGTATATCCGTGATGAGGAAAGCGGACGCTTCTGGTCACCCACACCACTTCCAAGGCAGGGTACCAGACCGTATATCAGCCGCCATGGTTTTGGCTACAGTGTCTTCGAACATATTGAAAGAGGCATCTACTCCGAGATGTGGATTTACGTAGCGCTGAATGCACCAATCAAGTTCACCGTGTTGAAAATTCGGAACAAATCGGGTCGGAACCGACGTCTCTCTGCTACTGGATTTGTAGAATGGGTGTTGGGGGACCTGAAGCCGAAAACGACCATGCATCTGATCACTGAAGTTGATCCTAATAGCGGAGCACTCTTTGCCCGTAATCCTTACCATACCGAGTTTGCTGACCGAGTTGCCTTTTTCAGTGTAGACGATTCTTCTCGAACATTTACCTGTGATCGTAATGAATTTCTGGGACGGAATGGTACCTATCAAAATCCTGCCGCCATGAACCGATCAAGGCTTTCTGGAAAAGTGGGAGCTTCATTGGATCCATGTGCTGCTATTCAGGTGACTTTCGATTTGGAAGACGGACAAGAGCGTGAATTCGTCTTCACTTTGGGAGTGGGGCAAGATGCCAATGATGCTAGTCGATTAGTGCATCGTTTTCAGGAATCTGACGCTGCAAGAGGTGAACTCGAATCAGTATGGCAGTATTGGAATCACACTCTGGGAGCAATTCATGTAGAAACACCTGATCTAGCTCTCAATACCCTGACTAACGGTTGGCTCTTATATCAGACTATTGCTTGTCGATTGTGGGCGCGTACCGGTTATTACCAGTCGGGGGGAGCTTTTGGCTTTCGTGATCAACTCCAGGATGTTATGGCGCTCATTCACGCCGAGCCAGGTTTAGTTCGTGAACACCTACTTCGCTGTGCGGCTCGACAATTCCAGGAGGGAGATGTTCAGCACTGGTGGCATCCCCCTTCAGGCCGGGGAGTTCGAACCCACTGTTCAGATGATTATCTCTGGTTACCACTGGTAACCAGCCGTTATGTTTTGAATACCGGAGACATCGGTGTACTAAACGAATCCCTCCCCTTCATCGAAGGCCGCCCGGTAAAAGTTGAAGAAGATTCCTATTATGATTTGCCCGAACGATCTGAGCAAGCCGCCAGCCTATACGAACATTGTGTACGGGCTATTTTGAGAGGCTTAAGTTTTGGTGAACACGGATTACCACTGATTGGTTCCGGTGACTGGAACGATGGTATGAATCTGGTAGGCATTCAAGGGAAAGGTGAAAGTATCTGGCTCGGATTTTTTCTTTATAATGTTCTCACTCAGTTTGCCGAGGTTGCCCGCAGGCAGAACGATATCTCCTTTGCCGAGCTTTGTAAGAGTGAGGCGATTCGTGTCCGTTTGAATATCGAAAAACACGGCTGGGATGGCCAATGGTACCGTCGTGCATTCTTCGACGATGGAACAGTGCTTGGTTCATCAGACAGCCCTGAATGCCAGATTGATTCGATTGCTCAAAGCTGGTCTATTCTCTCGGGAGCTGGTGATATTGAGCGGTCAAAGACTGCTATGGAATCGGTGAACCAGCATCTGGTTCACCGTGACCAAGCCCTGATACAACTTTTGAACCCCCCGTTTGATAAATCGAATTTGAATCCTGGTTATATAAAAGGATACGTTCCAGGTGTTAGGGAAAATGGCGGGCAATACACTCATGGAGCAATCTGGGTGGTTATGGCATTCGCTGCCATGGGTGACCAACAAAAAACTTGGGAATTATTTTCTATCATCAATCCCATAAATCACGGAAAAACAAAGGATGAAATTAATATATACAAAGTAGAACCATACGTGGTAGCTGCTGATGTTTATGCGCTCCCACCTCATGCCGGCCGAGGGGGTTGGTCGTGGTACACGGGTTCAGCAGGCTGGATGTATCAGTTGATAGTTGAGTCAATCCTAGGGTTGAGACTTGATGTGGATAAACTTCGCTTTACACCTTGTTTCCCGGTAGATTGGAAACAATTTATTGTCCATTATAGGTATCGAGAAACGGTTTATCATATCACTTTTATATGTTCTTCAGGCGAAACGAGAGTTATAGTTGACGGCATTGAGCAACCCGACCAATTTGTTCAATTGATTGACGACCACCAAGAGCATTCGGTTGAGGTAATAGTTCCCGGTTCAAAGATTAATTTTGTTGCTGGGGATGAACCAAATTAG